In one Lycorma delicatula isolate Av1 chromosome 5, ASM4794821v1, whole genome shotgun sequence genomic region, the following are encoded:
- the LOC142324998 gene encoding GLIPR1-like protein 1 isoform X2, which translates to MVWNDELADRAQKWANECVFEHDKEIENDHLGQNIGFQEIKSNRFVSITPEFLLICSDWYNERETYNYSPVSFYTAEGHYTQMVAERSFELGCGFAVAQTPDKIITQKYYVCNYGPEGGNLRNHYPYQKREENEPVCDKDLIESDIEGLCVLDTSPKKYPEGSDDSNMEQQTTEISTPSKSSTMDNDPKKQSINVGEKQLQQSTCKITVDPTDEDSIYVFSLMHPIRNLNPQIQKIVKIEILNNLYGAQNY; encoded by the exons ATG GTTTGGAATGACGAGTTAGCTGATCGAGCACAGAAATGGGCTAATGAATGTGTGTTTGAACACGATAAGGAAATAGAGAACGATCATC TTGGTCAGAATAtaggatttcaagaaattaaatcaaATCGTTTTGTTAGTATCACACCAGAGTTTCTACTTATCTGTTCAGATTGGTACAATGAGAGAGAAACTTATAATTATTCTCCAGTGTCTTTTTATACTGCGGAAGGCCATTATACGCAG ATGGTGGCTGAGCGTTCATTTGAACTTGGATGTGGATTTGCTGTTGCTCAAACaccagataaaataattacacaaaaatattatgtttgtaattatgGGCCAGA AGGTGGTAATCTTCGAAACCATTACCCATATCAAAAACGAGAAGAAAATGAACCAGTGTGTGACAAAGACTTGATTGAAAGTGATATTGAGGGTCTCTGTG TACTTGATACATCTCCTAAAAAATATCCAGAAGGAAGTGATGATAGTAATATGGAGCAGCAAACAACAGAAATTTCTACACCAAGTAAATCATCAACTATGGATAATGATCCAAAGAAACAATCAATAAATGTAGGAGAAAAACAATTGCAACAGAGTACTTGTAAAATAACTGTTGATCCAACAGATGAAGATTCTATTTATGTCTTTTCACTTATGCACCCTATCAGAAATTTGAATCCACAAATACAGAAAATTGTCAAAATAGAAATTCTTAACAATCTTTATGGAGCACAGAATTATTag
- the LOC142324998 gene encoding venom allergen 5-like isoform X1, whose protein sequence is MKSVFFPVNMHDLYFIFVLLILFKINFSNQSYITNISGLRRISSGITENDKIEILDFHNAVRAKTALGKNTGQPAAKNLRKMVWNDELADRAQKWANECVFEHDKEIENDHLGQNIGFQEIKSNRFVSITPEFLLICSDWYNERETYNYSPVSFYTAEGHYTQMVAERSFELGCGFAVAQTPDKIITQKYYVCNYGPEGGNLRNHYPYQKREENEPVCDKDLIESDIEGLCVLDTSPKKYPEGSDDSNMEQQTTEISTPSKSSTMDNDPKKQSINVGEKQLQQSTCKITVDPTDEDSIYVFSLMHPIRNLNPQIQKIVKIEILNNLYGAQNY, encoded by the exons atgaaatcagttttcttTCCTGTAAATATGCATGATCTCTACTTCATTTTTGTGCtactaattctttttaaaattaatttcagtaatcaaAGTTACATAACTAACATTTCTGGATTACGaagaatat cttCTGGTATTACAGAAAacgataaaatagaaatattagatTTTCATAATGCCGTTAGGGCTAAAACTGCTCTTGGAAAAAATACTGGTCAACCTGCAGCAAAAAATCTGAGAAAAATG GTTTGGAATGACGAGTTAGCTGATCGAGCACAGAAATGGGCTAATGAATGTGTGTTTGAACACGATAAGGAAATAGAGAACGATCATC TTGGTCAGAATAtaggatttcaagaaattaaatcaaATCGTTTTGTTAGTATCACACCAGAGTTTCTACTTATCTGTTCAGATTGGTACAATGAGAGAGAAACTTATAATTATTCTCCAGTGTCTTTTTATACTGCGGAAGGCCATTATACGCAG ATGGTGGCTGAGCGTTCATTTGAACTTGGATGTGGATTTGCTGTTGCTCAAACaccagataaaataattacacaaaaatattatgtttgtaattatgGGCCAGA AGGTGGTAATCTTCGAAACCATTACCCATATCAAAAACGAGAAGAAAATGAACCAGTGTGTGACAAAGACTTGATTGAAAGTGATATTGAGGGTCTCTGTG TACTTGATACATCTCCTAAAAAATATCCAGAAGGAAGTGATGATAGTAATATGGAGCAGCAAACAACAGAAATTTCTACACCAAGTAAATCATCAACTATGGATAATGATCCAAAGAAACAATCAATAAATGTAGGAGAAAAACAATTGCAACAGAGTACTTGTAAAATAACTGTTGATCCAACAGATGAAGATTCTATTTATGTCTTTTCACTTATGCACCCTATCAGAAATTTGAATCCACAAATACAGAAAATTGTCAAAATAGAAATTCTTAACAATCTTTATGGAGCACAGAATTATTag